The DNA region GGGGCGATGACGATGCGGGCGACGGCGTCACAGGCGATGAGGAATGCGCCGCCGAACAGCGCCGACGCCGGCAGCACGACGCGGTGATCGGCGCCGACGAGCAGGCGCACCAGGTGCGGGACGATGATGCCGACAAAGCCGATGGGCCCGGCCAGCGACACGGCCACGCCGGTGGCGAGCGACGAGGCGAAGAACGCCAGCCGCTGGACGCCGAGCACCGGCACGCCGCGCGTCCCCGCCTGTTCCGCGCCCAGCGCGAGCGCGTTGAGGCTGCGGGGCAGCCAGGCGAACGCCACCAGGGCCGGCAGCAGCAGCACGGTGGCGATGCCGAGGGGCGCGTAGCCTGCCACGTCGAGGTCGCCCATCAGCCAACGCAGGGTCCGGACGGTCTCGGTGAAGTCCGAGAGGTACTGGACGAGCAGGATCAACGCCGAGAAGAAGGCGTTGAGCGTGACGCCGGCCAGCAGCAGCACGTCGGTGGAGAAGCCGCGGTGGCGGACCTGCGCCAGCGCGTAGACGATCAGCACCGCGCCCGCCGCGCCCGCCAGGCTGGCCAGCGGCACGGAGGTCAAGGCGTTGCCGGTCCAGGCGGGCAGGAACGTGATGGCCAGCATCGCGCCCAGCGCCGATCCCGACGACACACCCAGCGTGAACGGTGTCGCGAGCGGATTGCGCAGCAGGGCCTGCATCACGACGCCGGCCAGGGCGAGCGTTGCGCCCACCAGTCCGGCGGCCAGCACCCGCGGCAGTCGCGCGATGAAGAAGATCTGCGCCGCGGTGTTGTCGGCGAACGGGCGCGACCTGTCGAGCACCTCGGCAAGGTCGAGCGACGTGGAACCCACCAGCGGAGCCACGACGACGGCCGCCAGCAGCAGCGCCGCGAAGCTGGCGTGCGTGCGCCAGGCGCGGCGACGCAGCGCCGAGGCGGCCTGCGCGGCACGCCTCGGGTCCAGCGGATCCCAGGGCGCGACACCAGGCGCCGGCTCGCTGTCTTCGAGCCGTCGGCTCTCCCCCTGCAACCGTCCGCTCTCCGCCTGTAGCCGTCGGCCCTGGCCGACGGTCTGGCCGCGCCCCTCGCTCACCGCCGCGCCCCCACCAGCGAGACCGGCACCAGCGAGACGGTGCCGTCCGGGTGCGTCATGCGGTCGACCTGCACGCCGTACAACGCACGAAGGTGCTCCGGCGTCAGGGTGTCGACGGTGGGGCCGTCGGCAAGGACCCGCCCGTCCTGCAGCAGCACGACGCGGTCGCACACCTGCCAGGCGAACTGCAGGTCGTGCGTGGTGACCAGCAGCGTCAGGTGGCGAGCCTCGGCCAGGTGCCGCAACAGGTGCGCGACCTCGAACTGGTAGTGCAGGTCGAGCGCCGCGGTCGGCTCGTCGAGGATCAGCAGCCGGCCCTCGTCGTTGGTGTCTTCGTCGAACTGCGCGAGGGCGCTGGCAATCACCACGCGCTGCTTCTCGCCCCCGCTGAGCGTGTCGAAGTGCCGGCACTCGAGATCGGCGGTGCCGGTGGCCGCCAGCGCGCGGCGCACGGCCAGCAGGTCGCCGGCCGTCTCGAAGCCGAACGGGCCGAGGTGGGCGTAGCGCCCCATCAGGGCGAGGTCCAGCACGGTGTAGTCGAACACCGGGTGGATCTCCTGGGGCACCACGGCCAGCCGCCGTGCGAGCTGCCGCTTCGGGATGCTCGCCACCGGGACGTCGTCGAGGCGCACCTCACCGCTGGTCGGCGGCAGCGCGCCGGCCAGCAGGCGCAGCAGCGTCGTCTTGCCCGAGCCGTTGGGGCCCAGGATGCCGGTGATGCCGCCCCGCGGGACCTGCAGCGACACGCCCCGCAGGACCTCGGCGCGACCGAACCGGCACGTGAGGTCAGCGGCTCGCAGCAACCCGCACCCCGACCATCACGCTGCGACCCAGCGCCGGGAAGCCGAAGATCTCCTCGTAGTCGGTGTCGAGCAGGTTCAGGGCCCGCCCGAACACCTCCACGCGTTCGAGCACGCGCCACGACGCGCCGGCATCGACCGTCAGGTAGCCCGGGTTGGTGAAGATGCCCGCGTTGGCCCCGAACGACGGGTCGATGTCCTGCGTGTCGCCGCGGCTGTCGACTCGCACGAAGCCGCTGGTCCGACCGGCCGTCAGGATCACGTCGGCAAAGCCGGCCAGCTCGGGCCGACGCAGCAGCGGGTCGCCGACCGTGAAGGGCGAGGGCGCGACCGGGCGACCGTCGTTGGCGAGGATCTCGGTCCGTTGCCCGACCACTCCGCCGCGCACCGTCATGAAGGCGGTGGGGCGGAACGAGACGGTGCCCTCCACACCTTCGGCCAGCGCGTTGGAGATGTTGTCGCTGCGGTAGGACGTGGTGCCCGGCACGCGCGCCACCGTGACGATGAGGTCGTCGTACTCGTTGCGGAAGTAGACGGCATCGACGATCAGGCGCCCGCCGAACCAGCCGGTCTCGACGCCGCCATCGATACTGCGCGTGCGTTCCGGCTTCAGTCCCGGGTTGTCGGTGAACGCGATCTCGAAGGCGCCGGGCGCCCGCATGCCCGTGCCGAAGTTGCCGCGCAGGCGCAGCCAGGTCGTGTCGCCGCCGAGGAGGCGGTAGCTCACCGACAGGCGCGGGTTGACCACCGAGGTCGTGGACGCGGCGAAGGGCGGCCGCGGGCTGAACACCGAGCGGTTGCCCTCGAGGGCGTCGCGCACGACGCGCTCGTAGCGCAGGCCGCCCTGCAGGGCGAGTCGGCCGCGCTCGAATCGCCCCTCGCCGAACGCCCCGACCTGTGTCCGGTCGACGGGGATTTCCTGATTCTCGAGCCCGGTGAAGTACGCCGACTGCGCGCGCTCGCGCATGTACTCGCCGCCGGCCGTCCAGGCCACGCCCAGCCAGGCCAGATCGAAGGATCCCCGGCCGGAGTAGAGGCGGTTGCCGGATGCCGTCGGGGTGTCGGGCGTGTAGATGCTGAGGTAGGTGCTGTCGCGATCGGCCAGCGAGAAGGCGCCGCGGACCTGCGCCGCCGGGCGGAGCCGCCAGGTGGCCGACGCGCCAGCGGCCAGCGTCCGGTTGTCGTTGCGCGACACGCGATCGACGCCGGCGTACGTGTCGTTGGGGTCGCTGCCGTACGGCCCGGGCACCCCCCTGGTGTTGTCGCCGGCCCGCAGCAGGCCGCTGAGGAGCAGGCGGTCGCCCTGGTAGCCGAGGCTCACGGTGGCATCGGTGCGGGTGTAGTCGTCGTTGCTGACCACCTCGCCCGTGCCGGGGGCGGTGCCGGTGAACCCGTCGCTGGCCAGCCGCTCGACGCCGCCGCCCCAGCGGAACCGGCCGGTCGTGCCATTGGCCGTCCCGTTGGCGCGCCACGTGCCGAACGAGCCTGCCTCGAACAGCCCGCCGGCGCTGAAGGGGCCACCGCGCCGGGTCACCAGTTGCACCACGCCGCCGACCGCATCGGTGCCGTACAGCGCACTCTGGGGACCACGCACCACCTCGATACGGTCGAGGTCGAACAGCGGCAGGTGGGCGGCGTCGAAGCTGCCGCCCATGTCGTTGAGGCGGATGCCGTCCACCAGCACCAGCGTGAAGTCGCTCTCCCCGCCACGTGGGAACAGCGAGGTCACGGCGCCGCGGCCGCCGCTGCGCAGGACCGCGAGGCCAGGCACCGAGCGCAGCGCGTCGACGCTGCTCTCCAGCTGCCGGGCCCGCAATTCCGTCTGATCGAGGACGGTCAGGCTTGCCCCGGTCCCCGAGCGGGTCACAGGGGCCAGGCCGGCGGTCACCACCACCGACTCGGCCAGGGCGGCCACGTCGACCCGGATGTCGAGGGTCGCGGCCGCTCCAGTCAGCTGGACGCGCTGGCTGGGCCCGGAGAAGCCCTCGGCCACCACCCGGAGCACGTAGTCGCCGTCTGGCGCGTCGAGCAGGTACGCGCCGGTGCGGTCGGTGCGCGTCGAGGCCACGGGTCCGGTGGGACTCTCGAGGACGACGCGGGCGTCTGAAACGGGGTGGCCGTCGCCGCTGGTCACCGTGCCGGTCAGCCGGGCCGCAGACGCGGGGGCCGAAAGCAGGGCCAGCAGCAACCCGGCCAGGGGCAGGGCGTGCGAGCGAATCATGGTGACCTCCCGGCGTTTCCACGCGCCGACGTCGATGCGCCTGATTGCGCGGCGACGGAGGACGTACCCGACGGAAGGTTTCCTGACTTGGCGGGATTGCGAGCGGTTCGAGCGCCTTCCCGCAGCAGAACTGCTGCTGCAGTGGCGGGCCGGACCTGATGGCCTGGCCTCGAGCGAACCGGCTCACCGCGTCACAGTGGCGGGACCGTGTGGGGCTTGCACCCAGCTTCCCTTCGACAACGTCGGTTGTCGGGCGTGAGAATAGCACGCGGTGGTTGCCATTCTTCCGCCGCATTCGGATGGTGTGCTTGAAGGACCCTGGCCCGAGCGGGCGCACCGCGGCCCGCTCAGGTGCGTCATAACGAACAGCGCCGCGGGAGTGGCGACGGGGAGCGGGGCGGACGGCCGCCCGCGAACCCATCAGTTGCGGCCGGTTGGTCGTTTCGCATAACATTCCCGTTTCGTGCGTCCGGCTGCCACTGTGGCGGGCCGGACCCTACAGCCGTCAACGAGGACCGAATGAGCAAGAGTTCCACGGTGACCGTCCGCGAGACGCCAGTCGCGGAGGTGACGACCGTTTCCGCCGGGGGGTTGAAGATTCACGGCGAGACCTTCGTCATCGAAACCGACGAGCGCATCGACGTGGTCGACCTGACCGAGCGGATCATGGAGCTCGTGCGGGGGCTGAACGTCCGCGAAGGCATCGTCAGCCTGTGGTCCCTCCACACCACCTGCACGGTGTTCATCAACGAGTTCCAGACGGCGCTCCTCTCGGACATCCGCCGGTTCCTCGAGAAGATGGTCGCCCGTGACGACGCCTGGACCCACAACGATCCGGACCACAGCGACTGCGACCGCATGAACGCGGACAGCCACCTGCGCGCCCTGCTCCTCGGGCACAGCCTGACGCTGCAGATCAGCGGCGGCGACGTCGTGCTCGGCCAGTGGCAGCGCATCCTGATGGGCGAGCTCGACGGCCCGCGTTCGCGCACCCTGCGCGTGCAGGTCTGGGGCATCGCCTAGACCGGACAGGCCCATGCGCACCCGCCTGCGTGCAGCCGGGTTGCTCGACATCGCAGACAAGCTCGAGGCCCGGCAGCGACTGACTGCCGAGGACGGGCTGTGCCTGTTCGAGCACCCCGACCTCCGACTCGTCGGCTGGCTCGCCAACCGCGAGCGCGAGCGTCGTCACGGCGACCGGACGTACTACAACTACAACCTCCGCCTCGAGGTCACCAACGTCTGCCAGGCGTCGTGCCTGTTCTGCTCGTTCGCGCGCCTCGAGGAAGGCAAGCCGGGCGCCTACACCATGTCGCTCGAGCAGGCCTGGGACAAGGTCCGCTCGCGCGAGGGCCAGGCCCTCACCGAGGTCCACATCGTCAACGGCCTGCACCCGCACCTGCCGTTCTCCTACTACACGGACCTGCTCGCCGGCTTCAAGCGCCTCCGGCCCGACATCACGCTGAAGGCGTTCACTGCCGTGGAGATCGCGTTCTTCGCCGACCTCTACGGGATGACCGACGAGCAGGTGCTGCGCGAGCTGATGGCGGTGGGCCTCGAGTCCATCCCCGGCGGTGGGGCAGAGATCTTCGCCGAGCGCGTGCGCCGCAAGATCGCCCACGACAAGGCCGACGCCGATCGCTACCTCTCGATCCACGCCACGGCGCATCGCCTCGGCATGAAGACGAACGTGACGATGCTGTTCGGGCACATCGAGCGGCTCGACGAGCGCGTCGACCACCTGCTGCGCGTGCGCGCCCAGCAGGACGCGAGCGGCGGCTTCCAGGCCTTCATCCCGCTGACGTTCCACCCGGACAACAACCAGATGCGCAAGCTGCCGCCGCCGACCGCGGCCGACACGCTGCGCACCATCGCGGTCTCGCGCCTGCTGCTCGACAACGTCGATCACGTGAAGGCGTTCTGGATTGCGACGGGCGTGTCGGTGGCGCAGGCCGCGCTCTGGTTCGGCGCCGACGACCTCGACGGCACCGTGCAGGAAGAGCGCATCTACCACATGGCGGGGTCGGATACGCCCGACATCCTCACCACCGCGCAACTGCGCCGCCTCGTGGAGGCCGCCGGCCGGACGCCACTCGAGCGCGACACCCTGTACAACCTGGTTGGCGTTTAACGTTTAACGTTTGACGTTTGACGTTTGACGTCGAACGCCGAACGCCGAACGCCGAACGCTCCGGACGCCGGACGCTCCGGACGTAGGCGTCGACCTTGGTCGACGCTCAGGGACACGTCAGGGAACGGCGCGACCGGCAGGCGAGTCAGGCGGGCGGGGCGCCCCCGGAGGGCGCGTCGCGCCGCAGCGTCAGCGCCCGCCACACCAGCAGGTGCCCTCCCAAGGCCGCGGGCACCATGACGGTCGGCAGCCACACGAACGGGGTGCCGGTGACCCACGTGTTGAGGCGTTCCTGGCCGAACCACCCGAACGTCGGCGTCGACACCACCGCGGTGCCGACGATGTTGGCCAGCAGGAGGAACCCCAGGAGGTTCCAGGCGGCGACCAGTCGGCGTCCGCCCCTCCCTGCCAGCAGCAACCCCGCCACCAGCAGCGCAGTGGCTCCGCTCACGATGTCGAAGTTGCGGCCGCTGTACGACATCTGCGGCGGCATGACGCCGCGCTCGGCCATGGCGTGCATGGCGAGTTCGAGTGGCAGGCGGAAGCCCTGGACGCCGACGAGGAGCCACAAGGGCAACTGCGCCAGGCGGCGGCCGGTTCGCCCCAGAGCGAGGACCACCGTAGCCGCGAGTCCGGTGAGTGCCACGAGCATGAACGGCGGCGGCATCGTCCAGCGCGCGAGAACGCCACGCGATGCCAGTATCCACGTGGCCCCCATCCACGCCACGGCGAGCGCCGCAGTCAACAGCGTGGCTCGTTTGGCCTCGTGGGGCGACGCCGCAGCGCGGCGGCTCGCCAGCCACGTGCTTGTAACGAGGGCAGCGACCA from Luteitalea sp. TBR-22 includes:
- a CDS encoding secondary thiamine-phosphate synthase enzyme YjbQ; amino-acid sequence: MSKSSTVTVRETPVAEVTTVSAGGLKIHGETFVIETDERIDVVDLTERIMELVRGLNVREGIVSLWSLHTTCTVFINEFQTALLSDIRRFLEKMVARDDAWTHNDPDHSDCDRMNADSHLRALLLGHSLTLQISGGDVVLGQWQRILMGELDGPRSRTLRVQVWGIA
- a CDS encoding iron ABC transporter permease; amino-acid sequence: MSEGRGQTVGQGRRLQAESGRLQGESRRLEDSEPAPGVAPWDPLDPRRAAQAASALRRRAWRTHASFAALLLAAVVVAPLVGSTSLDLAEVLDRSRPFADNTAAQIFFIARLPRVLAAGLVGATLALAGVVMQALLRNPLATPFTLGVSSGSALGAMLAITFLPAWTGNALTSVPLASLAGAAGAVLIVYALAQVRHRGFSTDVLLLAGVTLNAFFSALILLVQYLSDFTETVRTLRWLMGDLDVAGYAPLGIATVLLLPALVAFAWLPRSLNALALGAEQAGTRGVPVLGVQRLAFFASSLATGVAVSLAGPIGFVGIIVPHLVRLLVGADHRVVLPASALFGGAFLIACDAVARIVIAPVELPVGVVTAVIGAPFFLWLLIRKP
- a CDS encoding ABC transporter ATP-binding protein; amino-acid sequence: MLRAADLTCRFGRAEVLRGVSLQVPRGGITGILGPNGSGKTTLLRLLAGALPPTSGEVRLDDVPVASIPKRQLARRLAVVPQEIHPVFDYTVLDLALMGRYAHLGPFGFETAGDLLAVRRALAATGTADLECRHFDTLSGGEKQRVVIASALAQFDEDTNDEGRLLILDEPTAALDLHYQFEVAHLLRHLAEARHLTLLVTTHDLQFAWQVCDRVVLLQDGRVLADGPTVDTLTPEHLRALYGVQVDRMTHPDGTVSLVPVSLVGARR
- a CDS encoding TonB-dependent receptor domain-containing protein — translated: MIRSHALPLAGLLLALLSAPASAARLTGTVTSGDGHPVSDARVVLESPTGPVASTRTDRTGAYLLDAPDGDYVLRVVAEGFSGPSQRVQLTGAAATLDIRVDVAALAESVVVTAGLAPVTRSGTGASLTVLDQTELRARQLESSVDALRSVPGLAVLRSGGRGAVTSLFPRGGESDFTLVLVDGIRLNDMGGSFDAAHLPLFDLDRIEVVRGPQSALYGTDAVGGVVQLVTRRGGPFSAGGLFEAGSFGTWRANGTANGTTGRFRWGGGVERLASDGFTGTAPGTGEVVSNDDYTRTDATVSLGYQGDRLLLSGLLRAGDNTRGVPGPYGSDPNDTYAGVDRVSRNDNRTLAAGASATWRLRPAAQVRGAFSLADRDSTYLSIYTPDTPTASGNRLYSGRGSFDLAWLGVAWTAGGEYMRERAQSAYFTGLENQEIPVDRTQVGAFGEGRFERGRLALQGGLRYERVVRDALEGNRSVFSPRPPFAASTTSVVNPRLSVSYRLLGGDTTWLRLRGNFGTGMRAPGAFEIAFTDNPGLKPERTRSIDGGVETGWFGGRLIVDAVYFRNEYDDLIVTVARVPGTTSYRSDNISNALAEGVEGTVSFRPTAFMTVRGGVVGQRTEILANDGRPVAPSPFTVGDPLLRRPELAGFADVILTAGRTSGFVRVDSRGDTQDIDPSFGANAGIFTNPGYLTVDAGASWRVLERVEVFGRALNLLDTDYEEIFGFPALGRSVMVGVRVAASR
- the mqnE gene encoding aminofutalosine synthase MqnE: MRTRLRAAGLLDIADKLEARQRLTAEDGLCLFEHPDLRLVGWLANRERERRHGDRTYYNYNLRLEVTNVCQASCLFCSFARLEEGKPGAYTMSLEQAWDKVRSREGQALTEVHIVNGLHPHLPFSYYTDLLAGFKRLRPDITLKAFTAVEIAFFADLYGMTDEQVLRELMAVGLESIPGGGAEIFAERVRRKIAHDKADADRYLSIHATAHRLGMKTNVTMLFGHIERLDERVDHLLRVRAQQDASGGFQAFIPLTFHPDNNQMRKLPPPTAADTLRTIAVSRLLLDNVDHVKAFWIATGVSVAQAALWFGADDLDGTVQEERIYHMAGSDTPDILTTAQLRRLVEAAGRTPLERDTLYNLVGV